A stretch of Pyrenophora tritici-repentis strain M4 chromosome 7, whole genome shotgun sequence DNA encodes these proteins:
- a CDS encoding RNA-binding protein Puf family, translational repressor has product MAPTNRPEHHINLNYIPQLPQPPHSASSTGNTSPVEPPNSGSLRYAPSASNPLGAAAAGARLGAGSPSHEYGSRLFSKRAREIQAQEGLTPQMWGPPTSGNSTPLRETIPESPNSENLNFPDFNNAMPEVAQAAPSGRRARAGTLPSRFSPSAAPPGLMSGASLLPKSSRPTPSTSPFKPGPGTPTDTSSFNALGSTNAAAKSALLSRLRAGSMPQRPGYLPPSNSAFGNPIFSNGWSSNRDRSSTLQSIASMPSNGAGSPRSSFSRDSLADTDVKTLDYLGLVDTPQPARATLAPSDIELLLESQRNANNQNSSSGNRFRSYSVNAKEKYAEDEEDQYGGYSGAITPAEANALLIHEAVRQHNLEVQAFANLASNARPRARTAGVLDAPSRGMMRNYLPAMGRFDNGMGAGDLTEDAEYSLTEAVKKLHLPGNNLGDDGTLEGPTRSLWLGNIPSSTTVSSLQVIFAQYGAIESTRVLTHKNCGFVNYENLESAVQAKSTLNGKEIFPGAGPVRIGYAKIPSAAATPGHNGVFPSPSPDPLSKTQAEGSAGTATATKLNSAPANVPLTTPELSDIRDDIIQIVKELGATDDEQSRITTKVERAVQFNNYVDEIPSVEEPSHTRIHDAPRLREIRKRIDNGSCSKEDIEGIATAMIPEIAELSSDYLGNTVVQKLFEFCEEPTKEAMLREIAPHLAKIGVHKNGTWAAQKIIDVSKSETMQKMVVDAVQPYAMALFLDQFGNYVMQGCLKYQQFNSFIFEVMLGRLWDLAQGRFGARAMRACLESHYATKDQQRMVAAVIALHSVQLATNANGALLLTWFLDTCTFPRRRTVLAPRLVPHIVHLCTHKVAYLTVLKIINQRNEPEARDTILQALFFSPNDQVLESILADQNCGATLIFKVLTTPFFDEQIRADVVQNVRNVLLRIKAQPQQGYKRLMDEVGLSTRGGPGAREHSATRPASKDSTASGQPNPGNFYQGPVPSYDPVALQRTTSMDSNGFDQYPMGGGPMFMPNMAAMNNQQQMQYQQLLARQGQFYPPMNGFQPPVPGMDAYRTASPVAGPGSYNGSPMMQPANLAGQGMPGMYPPYGMYMPPQHQQAAGGNQRRGRR; this is encoded by the exons ATGGCTCCGACCAACCGCCCCGAGCATCACATCAACCTCAACTACATCCCGCAGCTGCCCCAACCCCCGCACTCGGCCTCATCCACCGGCAACACGTCGCCCGTCGAGCCCCCCAACAGTGGTTCCCTCCGCTATGCCCCCAGTGCCTCGAACCCCCTTGGTGCGGCTGCTGCCGGCGCCAGGCTGGGAGCTGGATCCCCGTCGCATGAATATGGCAGCAGACTCTTTTCCAAACG TGCACGCGAGATTCAGGCACAGGAGGGTCTGACTCCTCAAATGTGGGGTCCGCCTACGAGCGGCAACTCGACTCCATTGCGTGAGACCATTCCCGAGTCTCCCAACAGCGAGAACCTCAACTTCCCCGACTTCAACAACGCCATGCCAGAGGTCGCTCAAGCTGCGCCCTCGGGCCGCCGTGCCCGCGCCGGCACTCTCCCTTCACGCTTCTCCCCCTCCGCTGCCCCTCCCGGCCTCATGTCCGGTGCATCGCTCCTCCCCAAGAGCTCGCGACCAACACCCTCCACCAGCCCCTTCAAGCCGGGCCCCGGAACACCAACCGACACTTCCAGCTTCAATGCCCTCGGTTCTACAAACGCTGCTGCAAAGTCCGCGCTGCTCTCGCGCCTGCGTGCTGGCTCTATGCCCCAGCGACCGGGTTATCTCCCACCATCCAACTCGGCCTTTGGCAATCCAATCTTCTCCAATGGTTGGTCAAGCAACCGTGACCGCAGCAGCACCCTTCAGAGCATTGCTTCAATGCCATCAAACGGAGCTGGTTCGCCCAGGTCTTCCTTCTCCCGGGACTCTCTTGCTGACACTGACGTCAAGACACTCGACTACCTTGGTCTAGTCGATACTCCTCAGCCTGCACGAGCTACCTTGGCTCCCTCAGACATTGAGCTTTTGCTTGAGAGCCAGAGGAACGCCAACAACCAGAACTCGAGCAGCGGCAACCGCTTCCGTTCATACTCTGTCAACGCCAAAGAAAAGTACGCcgaagacgaggaagatCAATATGGTGGATACAGTGGCGCCATCACGCCTGCTGAAGCGAATGCTCTTCTCATCCATGAAGCTGTCCGCCAGCACAACCTTGAAGTGCAGGCCTTTGCCAACCTTGCATCCAACGCACGCCCTCGTGCGCGTACTGCCGGTGTGCTAGACGCCCCTTCGCGAGGCATGATGCGCAATTACTTGCCGGCCATGGGTCGCTTTGACAATGGCATGGGAGCCGGTGATCTGACTGAAGATGCCGAATACAGCTTGACTGAAGCAGTCAAGAAGCTGCATTTGCCTGGCAACAACTTGGGTGATGATGGAACTTTGGAGGGACCCACTCGATCCCTGTGGCTTGGCAATATTCCCTCTTCGACCACGGTTTCGTCGCTCCAAGTCATATTCGCCCAGTACGGTGCTATTGAGTCCACGCGAGTGCTCACGCACAAGAACTGCGGTTTCGTCAACTACGAGAACCTTGAGAGCGCTGTCCAGGCAAAGTCGACTTTGAATGGAAAGGAAATCTTCCCAGGCGCTGGTCCCGTACGTATTGGTTACGCCAAAATCCCAAGTGCAGCAGCCACGCCTGGCCACAATGGTGTCTTCCCTTCACCGAGCCCGGACCCACTTTCCAAGACTCAGGCTGAAGGCTCTGCTGGAACTGCTACCGCCACCAAGCTGAACAGTGCCCCTGCCAACGTACCTCTGACCACTCCCGAACTCAGCGACATTCGCGACGACATCATCCAGATCGTAAAAGAGCTGGGTGCTACTGATGACGAGCAATCGCGCATCACGACCAAGGTTGAGAGAGCGGTCCAGTTCAACAACTACGTCGACGAGATCCCCTCAGTCGAGGAACCAAGCCACACCCGTATCCACGATGCTCCTAGACTGCGAGAGATCCGCAAGCGCATCGACAACGGGTCTTGCTCCAAGGAAGACATCGAGGGCATCGCCACGGCCATGATCCCCGAAATTGCCGAGCTTTCTTCTGACTACCTTGGTAACACTGTTGTGCAGAAGCTTTTCGAGTTCTGTGAGGAGCCTACCAAGGAGGCAATGCTTCGTGAGATTGCTCCTCATCTTGCCAAGATTGGTGTGCACAAGAACGGAACTTGGGCCGCTCAGAAGATCATTGATGTCTCCAAGTCGGAGACTATGCAGAAGATGGTTGTAGATGCTGTCCAGCCCTACGCCATGGCTCTCTTCCTCGACCAGTTTGGCAACTACGTCATGCAAGGTTGCCTCAAGTACCAGCAGTTCAACAGCTTCATCTTTGAAGTCATGCTGGGCCGACTCTGGGATCTCGCTCAGGGCCGTTTCGGTGCTCGTGCCATGCGAGCTTGCTTGGAGAGCCACTATGCTACCAAGGACCAGCAGCGCATGGTGGCTGCTGTCATTGCCCTTCACAGCGTGCAGCTTGCAACCAACGCCAATGGTGCCTTGCTCTTGACCTGGTTCCTTGACACCTGCACGTTCCCGAGGAGGCGCACTGTGCTGGCCCCTCGCCTAGTTCCCCACATTGTCCACCTCTGCACCCACAAGGTCGCCTACCTCACCGTTCTCAAGATCATCAACCAGCGAAACGAACCAGAAGCTCGCGACACCATCCTGCAAGCACTTTTCTTCTCGCCAAACGACCAAGTGCTGGAAAGCATCTTGGCCGATCAGAACTGCGGTGCCACCCTCATTTTCAAGGTGCTCACCACACCTTTCTTCGATGAACAGATTCGTGCAGATGTCGTGCAGAACGTACGCAATGTTCTGTTGCGCATCAAGGCACAGCCTCAACAAGGCTACAAGCGCCTTATGGACGAGGTAGGCCTCTCTACCCGTGGAGGGCCCGGTGCTCGTGAGCACTCCGCAACCCGCCCAGCATCAAAGGACAGCACCGCGTCTGGACAACCCAACCCCGGGAACTTTTACCAGGGTCCTGTTCCTAGCTATGACCCTGTCGCCCTCCAACGCACGACTAGCATGGACTCCAACGGTTTCGATCAATACCCGATGGGCGGTGGGCCAATGTTCATGCCAAACATGGCTGCCATGAACAACCAGCAGCAGATGCAATATCAGCAACTGTTGGCCCGACAAGGCCAGTTCTATCCTCCGATGAACGGCTTCCAGCCTCCAGTTCCCGGCATGGACGCTTATCGCACCGCTTCGCCAGTTGCAGGTCCTGGTAGCTACAACGGCTCACCAATGATGCAACCAGCCAACCTCGCTGGCCAAGGCATGCCCGGCATGTACCCGCCCTATGGCATGTACATGCCACCCCAACACCAACAGGCTGCTGGGGGCAACCAGCGCCGTGGCAGG AGATAA
- a CDS encoding Periplasmic protein TonB, giving the protein MSSTQPPPTPLSDFQKIGHNTYLHTPPTYHAKNAAQTPPPLILLFTWNAAAAKHIAKYTLTYQSLFPTSRILLIRCFTQDIFRSSAAYATLLTPALDLVAEHTGSGGEVLVHSFSNGGGNQLNEFAKAWKRRFGGKMMPMRVQIMDSSPTKAPWMKSHAAISAGLPRTLFWKWFGGVLVHLLLVCTYLADFVMRRENKMVVLCRQLNDGDVFDKRVPRVYLYSKADQMVGFEEVEEHAEEAKAKGWEVERVVFEKSAHCGHVREDEGGYWKAVLGAWERGRKEI; this is encoded by the coding sequence ATGTCCTCAACACAACCACCACCAACCCCCCTCTCCGACTTCCAAAAAATCGGCCACAACACCTACCTCCATACCCCACCCACCTACCACGCCAAAAATGCGGCCCAAACCCCACCACCcctcatcctcctcttcacCTGGAACGCCGCAGCCGCAAAACACATAGCAAAATACACGCTAACCTACCAATCCCTCTTCCCCACGTCGCGCATCCTACTCATCCGCTGCTTCACTCAGGACATATTCCGGTCCagcgccgcctacgccaCTTTACTCACTCCAGCACTTGATCTCGTAGCCGAGCACACAGGGTCAGGCGGGGAGGTCCTGGTGCATAGTTTTTCCAACGGAGGCGGCAATCAGCTCAATGAGTTTGCGAAGGCGTGGAAGAGGCGGTTTGGTGGGAAGATGATGCCGATGAGAGTACAGATTATGGATTCTAGTCCCACAAAAGCGCCGTGGATGAAGAGTCATGCTGCTATTTCCGCCGGTTTACCCAGGACGCTTTTTTGGAAGTGGTTTGGTGGGGTATTGGTGCATTTGCTGTTGGTGTGTACGTATTTGGCGGACTTTGTGATGCGGAGGGAGAATAAGATGGTGGTGCTTTGTCGGCAATTGAATGATGGGGATGTGTTTGATAAGAGGGTGCCGAGGGTTTATTTGTATAGCAAGGCGGATCAGATGGTGGGGTTTGAGGAAGTAGAGGAGCATGCGGAGGAGGCGAAGGCGAAGGGATGGGAGGTGGAGAGGGTGGTTTTTGAAAAGAGTGCGCATTGTGGGCATGTTAGGGAGGACGAGGGGGGGTATTGGAAGGCGGTTCTGGGGGCTTGGGAGAGGGGGAGGAAGGAGATTTAG
- a CDS encoding Mpv17-PMP22 domain containing protein, with protein MPLPPIAIACLSALAIDSCSNIIAQRLKAWNESKPFVFDRVLFIQFAIMVVLTAPVNYHWQNWLERAFPGWTTQKIIRSELFGLIFDSYKVWPIANFFSTTYIPVERRIVFLSFCGLLWNIYLSLVAARL; from the exons ATGCCACTACCCCCAATAGCAATTGCCTGCCTCTCGGCCCTCGCCATCGACTCCTGCAGCAACATCATCGCGCAACGCCTCAAAGCATGGAATGAATCCAAGCCCTTTGTCTTCGACCGCGTGCTCTTTATTCAATTCGCAATCATGGTCGTGTTGACAGCACCTGTCAATTACCACTGGCAGAACTGGCTGGAGCGCGCGTTTCCGGGGTGGACGACGCAGAAGATAATCAGGAGT GAATTGTTCGGTCTCATCTTCGATTCATACAAAGTCTGGCCCATTGCCAACTTCTTCAGCACGACCTATATCCCCGTCGAACGTCGTATCGTTTTCCTTAGCTTCTGCGGATTGCTATGGAATATCTACCTCTCGTTGGTAGCGGCTCGGTTGTAG
- a CDS encoding t-SNARE complex subunit, syntaxin, translating to MGNDDGKGGTYKQRERLLELGDLLLGEGIGLQRSVSDARFISYRQSYSHHPQKKTRYAGPGSNGFGDSRRMSDERQGLMSSGAYEDDGDAVIEMDLLPPRWLDVQDEITEHLAEIAKQTRKLDQLHQKHVLPGFDDEDVKKREEREIEHLTQGITRLFQKCQQAIKRIETMVREAKQQGNINQGEEIMAQNLKISLATRVGEVSAMFRKKQSAYLKKLRDLGGFASPFRSATPVQNPYNDPALQESDADRSFSQSTLLQTKQQRMRHDPNEALIAQREREIEDIAQGIIELANIFQELQTMVIDQGSMLDRIDYNVENMSRDVKEADKELKVASGYQKRTIKRKIMLLLAILIAGVFILLSLKLSRKRGNTSVEPQVDLVPPATAIRARRQSITMRTNRIWHRRKRRLYEASREDPFTL from the exons ATGGGCAACGACGACGGCAAGGGCGGCACTTACAAACAGAGAGAACGCCTCCTTGAACTCGGAGACTTGCTCCTCGGTGAGGGAATCGGCCTACAGCGCTCTGTTAGCGATGCGCG CTTTATATCATACCGCCAGTCCTACTCGCACCACCCCCAGAAGAAGACGCGCTATGCCGGCCCGGGTTCCAATGGCTTCGGCGACAGCAGGCGCATGTCGGATGAGCGGCAGGGGCTCATGTCCAGCGGTGCTTATGAAGATGACGGCGACGCGGTGATTGAAATGGACCTGCTGCCGCCTCGATGGCTGGATGTGCAGGACGAAATCACCGAACACCTAGCAGAAATAGCAAAGCAGACCCGCAAGCTCGACCAGCTGCACCAGAAGCACGTGCTGCCTGGCTTCGACGATGAAGATGTGAAGAAGCGGGAGGAGCGCGAAATCGAGCACCTTACACAGGGCATCACACGTCTCTTCCAAAAGTGCCAACAGGCCATCAAGCGCATAGAGACCATGGTGCGTGAGGCGAAGCAGCAGGGCAACATCAACCAGGGCGAGGAGATCATGGCCCAGAATCTCAAGATATCACTGGCCACACGCGTGGGTGAAGTGAGCGCCATGTTCCGGAAGAAGCAGTCGGCATACCTCAAGA AGCTGCGTGATCTTGGTGGCTTTGCATCGCCCTTCCGGTCGGCAACACCGGTACAGAACCCCTACAACGACCCAGCCCTACAGGAATCAGACGCCGATCGCTCCTTCTCACAATCTACCCTTCTTCAAACAAAGCAACAGCGCATGCGCCACGACCCGAATGAAGCACTGATAGCCCAGCGCGAGCGCGAAATCGAGGACATTGCTCAGGGCATCATCGAGCTGGCAAACATCTTCCAAGAGCTGCAGACTATGGTTATTGACCAAGGCAGCATGCTAGATCGCATAGACTACAACGTAGAGAACATGTCGCGGGACGTGAAAGAGGCGGACAAGGAGCTCAAGGTAGCATCCGGGTACCAAAAAAGGACAATCAAGAGGAAGATCATGCTGCTACTTGCCATTTTGATTGCCGGCGTTTTCATACTGCTGTCACTCAAACTGAGTCGCAAACGTGGTAACACATCGGTTGAGCCCCAGGTTGATTTGGTTCCGCCAGCCACAGCCATAAGAGCCAGACGTCAATCAATAACAATGCGGACAAATCGAATTTGGCACAGGAGAAAGCGGCGATTATACGAGGCGTCTAGAGAAGACCCTTTCACTTTATGA
- a CDS encoding AdhP, Zn-dependent alcohol dehydrogenase → MVAGSTIQVLSAWRSFQSAKLWRTSYEKIDGDNGSSIHINVRASHQGWLGKDKDSVQGKMEWGQFEPKKWTEDDVDIEISHCGICGSDLHMLSSGWGPTPYPCVVGHEIIGKAVKVGSNVKHVKQGDRVGVGAQARSCLQPDCPDCSNGIENHCHRGTVNTYGSVYPGDEGKSYGGYATHNRTNGHFVMNIPDGLDSADAAPMLCGGITVYSPLKRYGCGPGKTVGIVGVGGLGHFGVLFAKALGADKVVGISRKAEKRDDVLKLGADLYISTDEDKDWAKHNAQSLDLIICTVSSAKMPLDGYLGLLKTHGTFIQVGAPDGGELPPINAFTLLSGGLKVGGSGIGAPWEIKEMLQLAADKKIKPWVQKRPMKEANKAVVDMVDGKARYRS, encoded by the exons ATGGTAGCTGGTTCCACAATACAAGTGCTGTCCGCGTGGAGAAGCTTCCAGTCGGCAAAGCTATGGAGAACGTCATACGAAAAGATTGACGGAGATAACGGCAGTAGCATACATATAAATGTTCGTGCAAGTCACCAG GGATGGCTCGGAAAGGACAAGGATAGCGTCCAGGGAAAGATGGAATGGGGCCAGTTCGAACCAAAGAAGTGGACAGAGGACGACGTCGACATTGAGATTTCTCACTGCGGTATCTGCGGGTCAGATCTACACATGCTGAGCTCTGGATGGGGACCTACACCATACC CCTGTGTCGTCGGCCACGAGATCATCGGCAAAGCCGTCAAGGTCGGTTCAAATGTCAAGCACGTCAAGCAAGGTGACCGTGTCGGTGTTGGCGCGCAAGCACGTTCTTGCCTACAGCCAGACTGCCCAGACTGCTCCAACGGCATTGAAAACCACTGCCACAGGGGTACCGTCAACACCTACGGCAGCGTCTATCCCGGCGACGAGGGAAAGAGCTACGGAGGATATGCTACACACAACCGTACGAACGGGCATTTTGTCATGAATATCCCTGATGGCTTAGATAGCGCCGATGCTGCACCTATGCTATGTGGAGGTATTACCGTCTACTCTCCATTGAAGCGATACGGTTGCGGACCCGGCAAGACCGTAGGAATTGTCGGTGTCGGCGGTCTAGGTCATTTCGGTGTCCTCTTTGCCAAAGCCCTCGGCGCAGACAAGGTCGTTGGTATCAGTCGGAAAGCTGAGAAGCGCGACGACGTTCTTAAGCTCGGTGCTGATCTTTACATTTCCACCGACGAAGACAAGGACTGGGCTAAGCACAACGCACAGAGTCTCGACCTGATCATCTGCACCGTTTCCAGCGCAAAGATGCCTCTAGATGGTTATCTCGGCCTGCTCAAGACCCATGGTACTTTCATCCAAGTCGGAGCTCCGGATGGTGGGGAACTGCCTCCTATTAACGCCTTCACCCTGCTTTCTGGTGGCTTGAAGGTCGGAGGTAGCGGTATTGGTGCGCCTTGGGAGATCAAGGAGATGTTGCAGCTTGCGGCGGATAAGAAGATCAAGCCGTGGGTACAGAAGCGACCGATGAAGGAGGCTAACAAGGCGGTTGTTGATATGGTGGATGGAAAGGCTAGGTACAG ATCATAG